From Pigmentibacter ruber, a single genomic window includes:
- a CDS encoding beta-ketoacyl synthase N-terminal-like domain-containing protein has product MTISSNSLPKRRKVFLYAASVVAPGASNLEEFLAIVEKGESALTPKQSLSNVFLAGIPKFDFSIYKDWLEERHGPKRFTLLNEKNGDLVKYAVGSLIDALKSRPGLEKALHSLDPRITIQYANGLADLPVMFKSARESDAGFFQWNAFWADPVRNQECSDHLNKIKVNPDAPPQPDLFPVDSLQRFEALKKWNDFWVQKSSYYQTFLTELKEIEAQPVVGIDIDAAKLALIRTKSKQRKNLLDKYNCPIPPWESTSPNLLWNVPNVAAAQASMLLNLHGTATGFSGACASFGSMIDQALLEIQSGRTDAAIVGATDANPSNELISAFYNGRLAVLGDSHGVPFCDLRGTHISGGSCTWIIAAEDAMQKFDIQPLPIEILGAGVSSDAEHIITPSKEGPKLAIKRAFAAAGIQPAQVALWDMHATGTPGDWNELNLIDEFAPRTAYISARKGIFGHGMSVGGGWELTAQLLGTKKTNQQTYKLLPSGIDPNKINPKISSLNRNLLLDKVVEIKAQEEGLICVKLSMGLGGTTSCVVARVK; this is encoded by the coding sequence ATGACTATATCTTCAAATTCTTTACCAAAGCGTAGAAAAGTATTTCTTTATGCGGCATCAGTAGTCGCTCCAGGCGCTTCAAATTTGGAAGAATTTCTTGCAATTGTTGAAAAAGGAGAATCAGCTTTAACTCCAAAGCAATCCTTATCAAATGTTTTTTTAGCAGGAATCCCTAAGTTTGATTTTTCTATCTATAAAGATTGGTTAGAAGAAAGGCATGGACCCAAAAGATTTACTTTATTAAATGAAAAAAATGGTGATTTAGTTAAATATGCTGTTGGAAGTTTAATAGATGCCTTAAAATCAAGACCAGGATTAGAAAAAGCCTTACACTCTTTAGATCCGCGTATAACTATACAATATGCTAATGGTTTAGCTGACTTGCCTGTTATGTTTAAGTCGGCTCGTGAGTCAGACGCAGGTTTTTTTCAATGGAATGCATTTTGGGCAGATCCTGTGAGAAATCAAGAATGTTCCGACCATTTAAATAAAATAAAAGTGAATCCAGACGCGCCTCCTCAACCAGATCTCTTTCCTGTAGATTCTCTGCAGCGTTTTGAAGCTCTAAAAAAATGGAATGATTTTTGGGTTCAAAAATCCAGCTATTATCAGACATTTTTAACTGAATTAAAAGAAATTGAAGCCCAACCAGTGGTAGGAATTGATATCGATGCTGCCAAATTAGCATTAATTAGAACAAAATCAAAACAAAGAAAAAATCTACTTGATAAATATAACTGTCCTATTCCTCCATGGGAAAGCACTTCTCCAAATCTATTATGGAATGTTCCAAATGTTGCTGCTGCACAGGCTTCAATGTTGCTTAATTTACATGGAACAGCAACTGGCTTTTCAGGGGCATGTGCATCCTTTGGCTCTATGATTGACCAAGCATTGTTAGAAATCCAAAGTGGCAGAACAGATGCAGCGATAGTAGGAGCCACCGATGCAAATCCGTCGAATGAGCTTATTTCCGCTTTTTATAATGGTCGTTTGGCTGTGTTAGGTGATTCACATGGAGTTCCATTTTGCGATTTACGCGGAACCCATATTTCAGGTGGATCGTGCACTTGGATTATAGCGGCTGAAGATGCAATGCAAAAATTTGATATCCAGCCTTTGCCAATAGAAATACTTGGAGCAGGTGTGAGCAGTGATGCTGAGCATATCATTACTCCTTCAAAAGAAGGGCCTAAATTAGCAATAAAAAGAGCTTTTGCTGCTGCTGGAATTCAGCCGGCACAAGTGGCTCTCTGGGATATGCATGCTACAGGAACACCTGGTGATTGGAATGAATTAAATTTAATAGATGAATTTGCTCCAAGAACAGCATATATTTCAGCAAGAAAAGGTATTTTTGGGCATGGTATGTCAGTAGGTGGGGGTTGGGAACTTACAGCGCAATTGTTAGGAACCAAGAAAACAAATCAACAAACATATAAATTACTACCATCTGGAATAGATCCAAATAAAATTAATCCAAAAATTTCTTCATTAAATCGAAATTTATTATTGGATAAAGTTGTTGAGATCAAAGCACAAGAAGAAGGCCTTATTTGTGTTAAATTAAGTATGGGTCTTGGTGGTACTACAAGTTGTGTAGTTGCACGAGTGAAATAA
- the gltX gene encoding glutamate--tRNA ligase: MSSMNKEVRVRIAPSPTGDPHIGTAYIALFNYVFTKKHNGKFIIRIEDTDQKRYRSDSEAMILDALKWVGIQWDEGPDVGGPYAPYKQSERRDIYREYAESLIQKGHAYRCFCTTQRLDILRKTQQAQKLPPGYDRLCRDLPQADVEKKLAEGIPFVIRMKMPTTGKTAFKDTLRGMIEFENDGVDDQVLLKTDGFPTYHLAVVVDDHLMKITHVIRGEEWISSTPKHVMLYEMFGWDKPEFCHLPLLRNADKSKISKRKNPTSINYYRRKGILPETLRNFLALMGWNFGDNVEKFTTQEMIEGFTWDRMTLGGPVFDLKKLSWLNGQYLKQESNDKWLAHLKEIVFNEEYLLKIIPLIKERVEKFEDFIDHTSFFFQGDLNYTNAPLLPKGRTPTEVSTYLNDLVLKLDVCENWNHQEIHNIFNQYLTEKELKPKDVFMPVRVAVTGSKETPPLFECIEVLGKDIVQRRIRLAIEFLKTMKES, translated from the coding sequence ATGTCATCGATGAACAAAGAAGTCAGAGTTCGTATTGCACCCAGCCCTACTGGAGATCCGCATATCGGCACGGCATATATTGCTTTATTTAATTATGTTTTTACAAAGAAACACAATGGAAAATTTATAATCAGAATTGAAGATACTGACCAAAAAAGATATCGTTCTGACAGTGAAGCAATGATTCTTGATGCATTAAAATGGGTAGGAATCCAATGGGATGAAGGGCCTGATGTTGGAGGGCCTTATGCGCCTTATAAACAAAGTGAACGCAGAGATATTTATCGTGAATATGCTGAAAGTTTAATTCAAAAAGGACATGCTTACAGGTGTTTTTGCACAACTCAGCGCTTAGATATTTTAAGAAAAACACAACAAGCACAAAAACTTCCCCCAGGTTATGACAGATTATGTAGAGATCTCCCACAGGCCGATGTAGAAAAAAAATTAGCCGAAGGTATTCCTTTTGTCATTAGAATGAAAATGCCAACCACGGGTAAAACTGCTTTTAAAGATACTTTACGCGGTATGATAGAATTTGAAAATGATGGCGTAGACGACCAAGTTTTACTTAAAACAGATGGATTTCCTACTTATCATTTAGCCGTAGTAGTTGATGATCATCTTATGAAAATTACCCATGTTATTCGAGGAGAAGAATGGATTTCTTCTACTCCAAAACATGTTATGTTATATGAAATGTTTGGCTGGGATAAACCAGAGTTTTGTCATTTACCTTTGTTACGTAATGCAGATAAATCAAAAATTTCTAAAAGAAAAAATCCTACCTCAATTAACTACTATCGCCGAAAAGGAATTTTGCCTGAAACATTGAGAAACTTTTTAGCTCTCATGGGATGGAATTTTGGTGATAATGTTGAAAAATTTACAACTCAAGAAATGATTGAAGGATTTACATGGGATCGAATGACCTTAGGTGGACCTGTATTTGATTTAAAGAAATTATCATGGCTTAATGGGCAATATTTAAAACAAGAAAGTAACGATAAATGGTTAGCACATTTAAAGGAAATTGTATTTAATGAAGAATATTTACTAAAAATAATTCCACTAATTAAGGAAAGAGTGGAAAAATTTGAAGATTTTATTGATCACACTTCTTTCTTTTTTCAAGGAGATTTGAACTATACAAATGCACCATTACTTCCTAAAGGTAGAACACCTACTGAAGTTTCTACTTACCTTAATGATTTAGTTTTAAAACTAGATGTTTGTGAAAATTGGAATCATCAAGAAATACATAATATATTTAATCAATATTTAACAGAAAAAGAGCTTAAGCCTAAAGATGTTTTTATGCCTGTTAGAGTTGCTGTAACAGGAAGTAAAGAAACACCGCCATTATTTGAATGTATTGAAGTATTAGGCAAAGATATTGTACAAAGAAGAATTAGACTTGCAATTGAATTTTTAAAAACTATGAAAGAGTCATGA
- a CDS encoding L,D-transpeptidase family protein, whose protein sequence is MKRLSQGIKFKDYKFLSVVYALILFIAVFSSETLYSQETKDFFTKESKELFQKQSQTKSEVSSNLVLNHIPSAFVSLGAYLPIHAIVVEKNLHKLSVFKMLLNGNYTLVKTYLAITGKEQGDKKFRGDNRTPEGIYFIVGQKDGADLIQKWGPSARKYGPKAFVLDYPNIFDKRQRKTGSGIWIHGVDKDDRMQRPFDTEGCVALRNEDVLDISQYISEYQTPVVIVDKMSVVPHEDLLKERARVSEMIESWRTSWESSDFETYLSFYSPQFQSLGKNKEGWYEYKEKLAKLRAGEIKVEISQPKILAFRNQLLVEFTQRYSSPDKKDFGRKYLYLRKEGNIYKIIAEKWYAIPKGKSELAVTSESSPKKRSD, encoded by the coding sequence GTGAAGAGACTTAGTCAGGGCATAAAATTTAAAGATTATAAATTTTTATCTGTTGTGTATGCCCTAATTCTGTTTATCGCAGTTTTTAGTTCTGAAACTCTTTATTCTCAGGAAACAAAAGATTTTTTTACAAAAGAGTCGAAAGAACTTTTTCAAAAACAATCTCAAACTAAAAGTGAAGTATCTTCAAATTTAGTTTTAAATCATATCCCTTCTGCATTTGTTAGTTTGGGTGCTTATCTTCCAATTCACGCCATTGTCGTTGAAAAAAATTTGCATAAATTAAGCGTATTTAAAATGTTGTTAAATGGTAATTATACTTTAGTAAAAACTTATCTTGCAATAACAGGAAAAGAGCAAGGCGATAAAAAATTTAGAGGAGACAATCGAACTCCTGAAGGTATATATTTTATTGTCGGACAAAAAGATGGAGCTGACTTAATTCAGAAATGGGGGCCTTCTGCAAGGAAATATGGTCCTAAAGCTTTTGTGCTTGACTATCCTAATATCTTTGACAAGAGACAAAGAAAAACCGGTTCTGGCATTTGGATTCATGGGGTTGATAAAGATGACCGGATGCAGCGACCTTTTGATACAGAAGGTTGTGTGGCCTTAAGAAATGAAGATGTTCTTGATATTTCACAATATATTTCTGAATATCAAACTCCTGTTGTGATTGTAGATAAAATGTCTGTAGTTCCACATGAAGATCTCTTAAAAGAAAGAGCCAGAGTTTCTGAAATGATTGAATCTTGGCGGACAAGTTGGGAAAGCTCAGATTTCGAAACATATTTAAGTTTTTATTCTCCTCAATTTCAATCATTAGGAAAAAATAAAGAAGGTTGGTACGAGTATAAAGAAAAGCTGGCAAAATTACGGGCTGGGGAAATTAAAGTTGAAATTAGTCAACCAAAGATTTTAGCTTTTAGAAATCAGCTATTAGTTGAATTTACGCAAAGATATTCTTCTCCGGATAAAAAAGATTTTGGAAGAAAATATTTGTATCTTAGAAAAGAAGGAAATATCTATAAAATTATTGCAGAAAAATGGTATGCAATCCCCAAGGGAAAGTCAGAATTAGCAGTTACAAGTGAGAGTTCTCCAAAAAAAAGAAGTGACTAA
- a CDS encoding M16 family metallopeptidase: protein MYKNSNNIIHKYLPNGMEVYLHPSNFAPIISVQILVKAGSIDEDDIDTQEGGLAHVLEHMLFKGTKKFPKTGQIASTVEFEGGDINAYTTFDHTNYHLTAPASFALKGAELLLDVVQNSLIDEEELKKELEVILEEIKRSRDNPNAVLSHNMFSIFYNGTRMAKPVIGYQPIVEKFSREQVYSFYKKWYIPNNMIFIASGDFDSDEMWNHLLELTKDFQPQSVPKRFRPELPKLSNSLQNQPTAIIERGAWQEARVQLATLAPTLESHDMPAWDVFASILGEADTSRLSRILRDEMQIVTSIDCSCYTPKYPVGMLGIGFFGMANNTLQALKVIVEEIRRLAEVPPTQEELIRVLNTLKAQRIYSRESMDGISRCAGLSLQTAQKMEFESKYMHAVSKVTPIQIQKIAQNVMNQLELGKFCVSAALGQEILPNMTSSELTNTILHAAKVIHLNEEPLETSLQKSNSPSFNKASWLNHYFRKTSEINPDVKQIIIPLPGDKTLKINYRNSKRLPVVSGMLLLKGGLIHEPQDKNGVSGLMASMLTRGTLRQSYRKFIEELEDNASSISAFSSRDLFGMRFDSISENSLRTAQMLLDCFFRPEFSVNEWQRTHKETLEVIIAQKDSPVARISKLSQPMLFPDHPYAKSGIGTEESLPNVTREDAQIFWSQLFHAKEFVFSVAGDFDLRSFVNLIESEFKSFFDSDYEAKELILPSPPKFPTNKSKRVAFDEIKREQAHITLSFRSFPINDPRRTALELGANILAGQGGRLFLDLRDNKSLAYSVSASQSPNIFAGVFTTYIATASHKAKEAIEGMKYHIEMLAKIPPSKDELKRAQSSVLGSQSIESQHHNYQASQLAMSDVYGLDFDNFLKFSDRVNAVTPEMVSDVLSLLLRENPPIISIVGPKGTWIPENDDSNLTWDLS from the coding sequence ATGTACAAAAATAGTAATAATATTATCCATAAATATTTACCTAATGGAATGGAAGTTTATTTACATCCTTCGAATTTTGCGCCAATTATTTCAGTTCAAATTTTGGTGAAAGCTGGTTCCATTGATGAAGATGATATTGATACACAAGAAGGCGGACTCGCCCACGTTCTTGAACATATGCTGTTTAAAGGAACAAAGAAATTTCCAAAAACAGGTCAAATAGCTTCAACAGTTGAATTTGAAGGTGGAGATATCAATGCTTATACCACTTTTGATCACACAAATTATCATTTAACTGCACCAGCATCTTTTGCATTAAAAGGCGCTGAACTTTTACTGGATGTTGTCCAAAATAGCCTTATTGATGAAGAAGAATTAAAAAAAGAATTAGAAGTTATTTTAGAAGAAATTAAAAGAAGTCGTGATAATCCCAACGCCGTTTTATCGCATAATATGTTTTCTATTTTTTACAATGGAACAAGAATGGCAAAACCTGTAATAGGTTATCAGCCAATTGTTGAGAAGTTTTCTAGAGAACAAGTCTATTCTTTTTATAAAAAATGGTACATCCCAAATAATATGATTTTTATTGCTTCAGGAGATTTTGATAGTGATGAAATGTGGAATCATCTTCTAGAACTAACTAAAGATTTTCAACCACAATCAGTGCCAAAAAGATTTCGTCCTGAACTTCCAAAGCTCAGCAATTCACTTCAAAATCAACCAACAGCAATCATTGAACGTGGCGCATGGCAAGAAGCACGTGTACAATTAGCAACGCTTGCACCCACTTTAGAAAGTCACGACATGCCTGCATGGGATGTTTTTGCTTCTATTCTTGGAGAAGCTGACACTTCGCGCTTATCTAGAATTTTGCGTGATGAAATGCAGATTGTAACAAGTATTGATTGCTCTTGTTATACACCAAAATATCCAGTTGGAATGCTTGGAATTGGTTTTTTTGGAATGGCAAACAATACTCTCCAAGCTCTAAAAGTGATAGTTGAAGAAATCCGACGCCTTGCCGAAGTCCCACCCACACAAGAAGAATTAATTAGAGTTTTAAATACTTTAAAAGCACAAAGAATTTATTCTCGCGAAAGTATGGATGGTATTTCTCGCTGTGCGGGTTTAAGTTTACAAACAGCACAAAAAATGGAATTTGAATCTAAATATATGCATGCAGTTTCAAAAGTAACTCCAATTCAAATTCAAAAAATAGCTCAAAATGTAATGAATCAACTAGAATTAGGAAAGTTCTGTGTTTCAGCAGCTTTAGGACAAGAAATATTGCCAAATATGACATCTTCAGAACTTACTAATACAATTCTTCACGCTGCTAAAGTCATCCACTTAAACGAAGAACCACTTGAAACAAGTTTGCAAAAATCTAATAGTCCAAGTTTTAATAAGGCTAGTTGGTTAAATCATTATTTTAGAAAAACTTCAGAAATTAATCCTGATGTTAAGCAAATAATAATTCCATTACCTGGAGATAAAACATTAAAAATTAATTACAGAAATTCAAAAAGGTTACCTGTAGTTAGTGGTATGTTACTTTTAAAAGGCGGACTTATCCATGAGCCACAAGATAAAAATGGTGTAAGTGGCCTTATGGCAAGCATGTTAACTAGGGGCACTTTGCGGCAAAGTTATAGAAAATTTATTGAAGAATTAGAAGATAATGCGTCAAGTATTAGCGCTTTTTCATCTAGAGATTTATTTGGAATGCGTTTTGATTCCATTAGTGAGAATAGTTTACGCACTGCTCAAATGTTACTTGATTGCTTTTTTAGACCTGAATTTTCAGTTAACGAATGGCAAAGAACTCATAAAGAAACATTAGAAGTGATCATAGCTCAAAAAGATAGCCCCGTTGCAAGAATATCTAAATTATCTCAACCCATGTTATTTCCTGATCATCCATATGCAAAAAGTGGTATTGGCACAGAAGAATCTCTTCCAAACGTAACAAGAGAAGATGCTCAAATTTTCTGGTCACAACTTTTTCACGCTAAAGAGTTTGTTTTCTCTGTGGCTGGTGATTTTGATTTAAGATCTTTTGTAAACTTAATAGAATCAGAATTTAAATCTTTTTTTGATTCTGATTACGAAGCAAAAGAATTAATCTTACCTTCTCCACCTAAATTCCCTACTAACAAAAGTAAAAGAGTTGCTTTTGATGAAATTAAAAGGGAACAAGCACATATTACCCTTTCTTTTAGATCGTTTCCTATAAATGATCCTAGAAGAACAGCACTTGAATTAGGGGCAAATATACTTGCTGGACAAGGGGGAAGACTATTTTTGGACTTAAGAGACAATAAGTCTTTAGCTTATAGCGTCAGCGCATCGCAATCTCCAAATATCTTTGCAGGTGTGTTTACGACTTATATAGCCACAGCCTCACATAAAGCAAAAGAGGCTATTGAAGGGATGAAATATCATATTGAAATGCTAGCTAAAATCCCGCCTTCAAAGGATGAATTAAAGCGCGCCCAGAGTTCTGTTTTAGGCTCACAAAGTATTGAATCACAACATCACAACTACCAAGCCTCTCAACTTGCGATGAGCGATGTGTATGGACTAGATTTCGATAATTTTTTAAAGTTCTCTGATCGTGTCAATGCTGTTACTCCTGAAATGGTAAGCGATGTGTTATCGTTGTTGTTAAGAGAAAACCCGCCAATTATTTCAATTGTCGGTCCAAAAGGAACTTGGATACCTGAAAATGATGATTCCAATTTAACTTGGGATTTATCTTAA
- a CDS encoding PAS domain-containing sensor histidine kinase: protein MDFKFFFNLAKEALLLVDSVGNILAANKVANKHSLATDKNLFSLLIASELEKLKILLEDLKNGSQSNESFQIEFSCFPEMLSRSRWKIFFLQEQNLFAFCCEELSQYSSEDFLLHTGLMKIIFDNDPNLIAIVNRVGLYLFANKAIYDFAGIKEGKNIETLNHLLQEKELWLPGTEKLVSKDDEKVSEIELTTDPLGNAAWFENIRVPIKMPYGEDVLLIISKDVTNWKLSEKRLVDHQQALFHSNRLSYLGEMAGQIAHEINNPLTIILGNSQILKKNLRQDEKEENELLIKSIEKIEFMVDRISKLIKMMRSLAKNNAILPQTKSKVSDIIQSVFSTLTDKFKAYEIETNLQINQIKNDEIFCYPTELSQVILNILLNSIDSIILSKKNSSRKIELKLYEEKENIIIQISNTGEQIPEEIKDRIFEPFFTTKPVGHGTGLGLSISKRIVEQHKGTINFESNENLTTFFITLPIDAS, encoded by the coding sequence ATGGATTTCAAATTCTTCTTTAATCTAGCAAAAGAGGCGCTGCTTCTTGTAGATTCTGTTGGAAATATTTTAGCTGCAAATAAAGTAGCAAATAAACATTCATTAGCAACAGATAAAAATCTATTTTCTCTTTTAATAGCTTCTGAATTAGAAAAATTAAAAATTTTATTAGAAGACTTAAAAAATGGTTCTCAAAGTAATGAATCTTTCCAAATAGAGTTTTCTTGTTTTCCTGAAATGCTTTCGCGTTCACGTTGGAAAATTTTTTTCTTGCAAGAGCAAAATCTTTTTGCATTTTGCTGTGAAGAATTGTCCCAATATTCTTCCGAAGATTTTTTGTTACATACTGGTCTTATGAAAATAATTTTTGATAATGACCCTAATCTTATAGCAATAGTTAATCGTGTAGGTCTGTATTTATTTGCAAATAAAGCAATTTATGATTTTGCTGGAATAAAAGAAGGAAAAAATATAGAAACATTAAATCATTTATTACAAGAAAAAGAATTATGGTTACCAGGAACAGAAAAACTCGTGAGTAAAGATGATGAAAAAGTATCTGAGATAGAATTAACTACCGATCCTTTAGGAAATGCTGCGTGGTTTGAAAATATTAGAGTTCCAATAAAAATGCCTTATGGAGAAGATGTTCTCTTAATTATTTCAAAAGATGTTACAAATTGGAAATTATCTGAAAAAAGACTTGTTGATCATCAGCAAGCACTTTTTCATTCAAATAGACTTTCATATTTAGGTGAAATGGCTGGACAAATTGCACATGAAATAAACAACCCGTTAACAATTATATTGGGGAATTCACAAATTTTAAAGAAAAATCTGCGTCAAGATGAAAAGGAAGAAAATGAATTACTTATAAAATCAATTGAAAAAATAGAATTTATGGTTGATAGAATTTCAAAATTAATAAAAATGATGAGATCTTTAGCTAAAAATAATGCTATACTCCCTCAAACAAAATCAAAAGTCTCAGACATTATCCAATCCGTATTTAGCACCTTAACAGACAAATTTAAAGCCTATGAAATAGAAACCAACCTTCAGATAAATCAAATAAAAAATGATGAAATTTTTTGTTACCCAACTGAATTATCCCAAGTTATTTTAAATATCTTACTCAATTCAATAGATAGTATTATATTAAGCAAGAAGAATTCCTCCAGAAAAATAGAGCTCAAATTATACGAAGAAAAAGAAAACATTATCATTCAAATTTCAAATACAGGTGAACAAATTCCAGAAGAAATAAAAGATAGAATTTTTGAACCATTTTTTACAACAAAACCAGTTGGGCATGGAACTGGACTTGGCTTAAGCATTTCAAAAAGAATTGTTGAGCAGCATAAAGGAACTATAAATTTTGAAAGTAATGAAAATTTAACTACTTTTTTTATAACTCTTCCTATAGATGCTTCATAG
- a CDS encoding follicular epithelium yolk protein subunit, whose translation MTILISAIAGLNLASSSVSATGNEFHVITDAERQTFQINDIQLKNAVAKFFGKQPTDVFVKSSDSWPNKSWSDLYSRYNWQQVQVNMQVRDIKITDIQSQPVIIASRYFKNSSSKPATFSANISESVANTIESNWSSSTTAASNFSFTSTTEVSVELAKESVQYSTGFSLSETWGKGGSSSQTTTVGSSSGLSVNLNPGEEVTADLIATRGTMKVRVNYIVYLSGNTAVNYQKPYQGHHFWAFPIETVLNASNAPSYRVVTEDIQVGYYSNASVIVQDSSGKPKTLIATAP comes from the coding sequence ATGACTATCTTAATTTCAGCCATTGCTGGCCTAAACCTTGCTTCTTCTAGTGTTTCAGCAACAGGAAATGAATTTCACGTTATAACTGATGCTGAAAGACAAACTTTTCAAATTAACGATATTCAATTAAAAAATGCTGTTGCAAAATTTTTTGGAAAACAGCCTACAGATGTTTTTGTAAAAAGTAGTGATAGTTGGCCAAATAAATCTTGGTCTGATTTATACTCCCGTTACAACTGGCAACAAGTCCAAGTTAATATGCAAGTTAGAGATATAAAAATTACTGACATCCAGTCACAACCTGTTATTATTGCATCTCGTTACTTTAAAAATAGTTCTTCAAAACCTGCAACTTTTTCTGCAAATATTTCTGAAAGTGTAGCAAATACAATAGAGAGCAATTGGTCATCTTCTACTACTGCAGCTTCAAACTTTTCATTTACTAGTACAACAGAAGTTAGTGTAGAATTAGCAAAAGAATCAGTTCAATATTCTACTGGATTTAGCCTTTCTGAAACCTGGGGAAAAGGTGGTTCTTCTAGTCAAACAACAACAGTTGGTTCTAGTTCAGGGTTATCTGTAAATCTAAATCCCGGCGAAGAAGTTACTGCTGATCTGATAGCAACTAGAGGAACCATGAAGGTAAGAGTAAATTACATCGTTTATCTTTCAGGAAACACCGCTGTTAACTATCAAAAACCGTATCAAGGCCATCACTTTTGGGCTTTTCCAATTGAAACGGTTTTAAATGCATCAAATGCGCCAAGTTACAGAGTTGTTACCGAAGATATTCAAGTGGGATATTATTCTAATGCTTCAGTTATCGTACAAGATAGTAGCGGTAAGCCCAAGACTTTAATTGCTACAGCACCCTAA
- a CDS encoding adenosine kinase has protein sequence MIRNTFFSSEQFKHKLDVVSIENALIDLLVRANDSDLKNFGMTKGIMQLVDEETQKKVLQNLGNVRPEVELGGSASNAVRGLAVLGAKTSYSSCVGEDAYGKAFASRLAELGINNRLSVQGQTHTGTCLVVVTPDGERTLNTYLGACRKYMPSDLPFDDIANSKILFTTGYMLDTQNQIDALHAAIDFALLNDVKVAFDVADPFVIKRHGKKTIFSLLEKTHLVFLNAEEAKMLLEMEPKSAALELAKTVQLCVVKDGENGAYIAHDENVIFIPAKKVEVADTTGAGDMFAGGFMYGLCNGLTIEQSGQIATLLASDTVSYMGVRLSSNIRAQVEAIIR, from the coding sequence ATGATTCGGAATACTTTCTTTTCTTCAGAGCAGTTTAAACATAAGCTTGATGTTGTCTCAATAGAAAATGCATTAATAGATTTATTGGTGCGTGCAAATGATTCAGATTTAAAAAACTTTGGTATGACCAAAGGAATTATGCAGTTGGTTGATGAAGAGACGCAAAAAAAAGTATTGCAAAATTTGGGAAATGTGCGTCCTGAAGTTGAGCTTGGAGGTAGTGCATCTAATGCTGTGAGGGGTTTAGCCGTATTAGGTGCAAAAACAAGTTATAGCAGCTGTGTTGGTGAAGATGCTTATGGTAAAGCGTTTGCAAGTCGGTTAGCAGAATTGGGTATAAATAATCGACTTTCTGTGCAGGGGCAAACTCATACAGGTACATGTCTCGTAGTTGTTACACCCGATGGTGAAAGAACATTAAATACTTATCTTGGAGCATGTAGAAAATATATGCCAAGCGATTTACCTTTTGATGATATTGCAAACTCTAAAATTCTTTTCACAACTGGCTATATGCTTGATACCCAAAATCAAATCGATGCCCTACATGCGGCAATTGATTTTGCTCTTTTGAATGATGTCAAAGTAGCATTCGATGTTGCCGATCCATTTGTTATAAAAAGACACGGTAAAAAGACTATTTTTTCTCTTCTAGAAAAAACTCATCTTGTTTTTTTAAATGCTGAAGAAGCAAAAATGCTGCTTGAAATGGAACCTAAATCTGCAGCTTTGGAACTAGCTAAAACTGTTCAGTTATGTGTGGTTAAAGACGGAGAAAATGGTGCATATATTGCCCATGACGAAAATGTAATTTTTATTCCTGCAAAAAAAGTAGAAGTTGCCGATACAACAGGTGCGGGGGATATGTTTGCAGGCGGCTTTATGTATGGCCTTTGCAATGGCCTAACCATTGAACAATCTGGGCAAATTGCAACTCTTTTAGCGTCTGATACGGTTTCATACATGGGGGTTCGTCTTTCATCTAATATCCGAGCACAAGTAGAAGCTATTATTAGATAA